In Nicotiana tabacum cultivar K326 chromosome 19, ASM71507v2, whole genome shotgun sequence, one DNA window encodes the following:
- the LOC107826042 gene encoding acetyl-coenzyme A carboxylase carboxyl transferase subunit alpha, chloroplastic-like → MATLSLTVGNCGRGRNSEDLTSEFVPNLSLGSVFLTKRLYGLNLKDLDGPKLRARKKFRVGAEIKKWKKHDYPWPGDIDPNTKTPLKYLSFFKPLDEKPKPVTLAFEKPLVDLEKQLIEVRRMAEDTGLDFTDQINALEAKYQQALKDLYTHLTPIQRLQIARHPNRPTVLDHILNMTEKWVELHGDRAGYDDPAMITGIGSIEGRSYIFIGHQKGRNTKENIMRNFAMPTPHGYRKALRMMKYADHHGFPIVTFVDTPGAFADLRSEELGQGEAIAHNLRTMFGLKVPIITIVTGEGGSGGALAIGCANKLLMLENSAFYVASPEACAAILWKSSQAAPKAAEKLRITAQEHYRLKIADGIIPEPLGGAHADPFWASQQIKHAIVEAMAELGRMNTEQLLHHRMLKFRSIGGFQEGIQVEPERKRKMKPSEANTRPADLESELANLRKKILEAKGPSDPVTTQVLEKLQEDLDTEITKAFIAMGLQDKIESLKLELQSSPIPDQPLNKSLQEKANKIMQEFKQKLSQPGAYLGLKQKLHTVEMASRLIKLKNKSEKLKTEVNQKIPTTVKAKLELLNAASKKLSSGEPLDTNLMEEVEKAKKELEYVLKSANLEVVGTRKRTNVAVPPELVKDIAKVNEEINEEIQRAVTRSGLSEKIEELKLEIVKDSSSEKVKELETEVREGIASALSVTPLKEKVEGLREKLAPAYKDDIESKVGAENGR, encoded by the exons ATGGCCACCTTATCTCTAACAGTTGGGAATTGTGGACGAGGCAGAAATTCAGAGGACCTCACTTCTGAATTTGTGccaaacttgtctcttggtagTGTATTTCTTACCAAAAGGTTGTATGGCCTGAATTTGAAGGATTTGGATGGTCCGAAACTGAGGGCGCGGAAGAAATTCCGCGTTGGTGCTGAAATAAAGAAGTGGAAGAAGCATGATTACCCGTGGCCTGGTGATATTGATCCAAACACTAAGACACCCTTAAAGTATCTTTCCTTCTTTAAACCTCTTGATGAGAAACCAAAACCAGTCACACTTGCCTTTGAGAAGCCATTGGTTGATTTGGAGAAACAGCTTATTGAG GTGCGTAGAATGGCTGAAGACACTGGATTGGATTTCACTGATCAGATTAATGCTTTGGAAGCCAAGTATCAGCAG GCCCTGAAGGACTTGTACACTCATTTGACACCCATTCAACGCCTCCAAATTGCTCGACACCCTAATAGACCAACTGTTCTTGATCATATACTAAATATGACAGAGAAG TGGGTTGAGCTCCATGGAGATCGTGCTGGCTATGACGATCCAGCCATGATTACTGGCATTGGGAGCATTGAAGGCAGAAGTTACATCTTCATTGGCCACCAGAAAGGTAGAAATACAAAAGAAAACATCATGCGAAACTTTGCAATGCCAACTCCTCATGG CTACAGAAAGGCTTTGAGAATGATGAAATATGCTGATCATCATGGCTTCCCTATTGTTACATTTGTAGACACACCAGGCGCTTTCGCTGATTTAAGATCTGAAGAGCTAGGTCAG GGTGAGGCTATAGCCCATAATTTAAGGACAATGTTTGGGCTGAAAGTTCCAATCATAACGATTGTAACTGGTGAAGGTGGTTCAGGCGGTGCTCTTGCTATTGGATGTGCAAATAAGTTGTTAATGTTGGAAAACTCAGCGTTTTATGTTGCTAG TCCTGAAGCTTGTGCTGCAATATTATGGAAATCTTCACAAGCAGCTCCAAAG gCAGCTGAAAAACTGAGGATCACAGCTCAGGAACATTATAGGCTCAAGATAGCTGATGGTATTATTCCT GAACCTCTGGGTGGTGCCCATGCCGATCCTTTCTGGGCGTCTCAGCAGATTAAACATGCAATTGTCGAGGCTATGGCG GAACTTGGAAGGATGAACACTGAACAGTTGCTTCACCACCGGATGCTTAAATTTCGTTCAATTGGAGGTTTCCAGGAGGGCATTCAGGTTGAACCTGAAAGGAAGCGCAAAATGAAGCCATCCGAGGCTAACACACGGCCTGCTGATTTGGAATCAGAGCTTGCAAATCTTAGGAAGAAGATTCTAGAAGCTAAGGGACCATCTGATCCTGTTACTACCCAAGTCCTTGAGAAGCTCCAAGAAGATCTAGATACTGAGATAACAAAAGCATTCATAGCTATGGGCTTGCAGGATAAGATTGAATCTCTTAAACTAGAGTtgcaaagctctcctattccggATCAACCACTTAACAAGTCTTTGCAGGAGAAAGCTAATAAGATTATGCAAGAATTTAAACAGAAGCTGTCACAACCTGGGGCATATCTTGGTTTAAAGCAAAAGCTTCACACTGTGGAGATGGCTAGCAGGCTCATCAAGCTGAAGAATAAAAGCGAGAAACTAAAAACCGAAGTCAATCAGAAAATTCCAACAACTGTAAAAGCCAAGCTAGAGCTTTTAAACGCAGCTTCGAAAAAGCTATCAAGCGGGGAACCTTTGGATACAAATCTAATGGAGGAAGTAGAAAAAGCTAAGAAAGAGCTGGAGTATGTTCTAAAGTCAGCCAACCTGGAAGTAGTAGGCACGCGCAAAAGGACGAACGTTGCTGTTCCACCAGAATTGGTAAAGGATATAGCAAAGGTAAATGAGGAGATAAATGAGGAGATTCAAAGAGCTGTGACTAGATCAGGTCTAAGTGAGAAGATTGAAGAGTTGAAGCTGGAGATTGTGAAGGATTCTAGCTCAGAAAAGGTAAAAGAGCTGGAAACGGAGGTCAGGGAAGGGATTGCTTCTGCCCTTAGTGTCACCCCACTGAAAGAAAAGGTTGAAGGTTTAAGGGAGAAGTTGGCACCAGCCTACAAGGATGATATAGAAAGTAAAGTTGGTGCAGAAAATGGAAGATGA
- the LOC107826041 gene encoding uncharacterized protein LOC107826041 isoform X1 — protein sequence MRCHDCNSYPSVTKFSNEKTNQLLPTLHLLQSGFVPMEELGGDTPEIYDCEIRLRVNPQRRKEKVYIGCGAGFGGDRPIAALKLLQRAKELDYLVLECLAERTLAERYQAMKSGGKGYDPRISEWMELLLPLVVENGVCIITNMGANDPFGARDEVLQLASGLGISITVGVAHQVAVVRSDLEEHLRHVDDVSVYLGAAPIVECLQKFRPNVIITSRVADASLFLAPMVYELGWNWDELQLLAQGSLAGHLLECGCQLTGGYYMHPGDKYRDISLQDLLDLSLPFVEVSFDGRVCVEKAENSGGILNPSTCAEQLLYEVGDPSSYITPDVVVDFQDVSFQTLSSSKVLCAGAKPSASAPNKLLLLASKDKGWKGWGEISYGGYQCVKRAKAAEFLVRSWMEEVCPGTNKHLVSYIIGLDSLKAASIDEDLPRDIQDIRLRMDGLFEKEEHAIHFTKEFIALYTNGPAGGGGISTGHKKEIILEKALVKRKDVQWHITATRNKIMQSDDMASPKDIMQTSSFHDSVLRSIPTETALNKKEGAPQIQLSPAPHDRKIPLYDVAHSRAGDKGDDLNFSLIPYFPPDIERLKKIVTQEWVKKVVARLLNPSSFPTSDDIERRDKWVHEHVKVEIYEVRGIHSLNIVVRNILDEGVNCSRRIDRHGKTLSDLILCQKVVLPL from the exons ATGCGTTGCCACGACTGCAACAGTTATCCCTCAGTGACAAAATTCTCTAACGAGAAGACAAACCAACTTCTGCCAACTCTGCATCTTCTTCAATCTGGGTTT GTTCCAATGGAAGAACTAGGCGGTGACACACCTGAGATTTATGACTGCGAGATCAGACTG AGGGTGAATCCTCAAAGGCGAAAGGAAAAGGTTTACATAGGTTGTGGTGCTGGGTTTGGAGGTGATCGACCAATAGCAGCTTTAAAACTACTTCAGAGGGCGAAAGAGTTGGATTATTTAGTGCTGGAATGCCTAGCCGAGCGCACCCTTGCTGAGCGCTATCAGGCGATGAAGTCTGGTGGCAAGGGCTATGATCCCCGTA TCTCAGAGTGGATGGAACTGCTCTTACCTTTGGTTGTGGAGAATGGAGTTTGCATTATTACAAACATGGGTGCGA ATGATCCGTTTGGTGCCCGGGATGAAGTCTTACAACTTGCAAGTGGACTAGGCATTTCCATAACTGTTGGTGTGGCTCATCAAGTTGCTGTTGTCAGATCAG ATTTGGAGGAGCACCTTAGACATGTTGAT GATGTTAGTGTGTATCTAGGAGCAGCTCCTATCGTtgaatgtcttcagaaattcagACCAAATGTCATTATTACTTCTCGAGTTGCTGATGCTTCCTTATTTTTGGCCCCAATG GTATATGAGCTCGGTTGGAATTGGGATGAGTTGCAACTACTTGCCCAAGGTTCACTGGCTGGCCACCTGCTAGAATGTGGTTGTCAACTTACTGGAGGATACTATATGCATCCAG GAGATAAATACCGTGATATATCTTTACAAGATCTCCTCGATTTGTCTCTTCCTTTTGTGGAAGTCAGTTTTGATGGGCGAGTATGCGTAGAAAAGGCAGAAAACAGTGGTGGGATTCTGAATCCCAGCACGTGTGCCGAGCAACTTCTGTATGAAGTGGGGGATCCTAGTAGCTACATAACCCCTGATGTG GTTGTAGATTTTCAAGATGTTTCATTTCAGACATTATCAAGCAGTAAAGTCCTCTGTGCTGGGGCAAAGCCATCTGCATCAGCTCCTAATAAACTGTTGCTACTGGCCTCCAAG GACAAGGGGTGGAAAGGCTGGGGAGAGATATCCTATGGTGGTTATCAGTGTGTTAAACGTGCTAAAGCTGCTGAATTTTTG GTAAGATCATGGATGGAAGAAGTATGTCCTGGAACAAACAAACACTTAGTTTCCTATATCATTGGACTGGATAGCCTGAAGGCTGCCAGCATAGATGAAGATTTGCCTAGGGATATTCAAGATATCAGATTACGAATGGATGGTTTATTTGAGAAGGAGGAACACGCAATCCACTTCACAAAAGAGTTCATAGCATTATATACAAATGGACCTGCTGGTGGTGGCGGTATCAG CACTGGACACAAAAAAGAGATCATTCTTGAGAAGGCATTG GTAAAACGTAAAGATGTTCAGTGGCATATTACAGCAACAAGAAACAAAATAATGCAATCAGATGATATGGCTAGTCCTAAGGACATAATGCAGACCAGTTCTTTCCATGATTCGGTCTTGCGATCTATTCCAACAGAAACTGCTTTGAACAAAAAAGAAGGTGCACCACAAATTCAGCTGTCCCCTGCTCCACATGACAGGAAGATTCCTCTCTATGATGTCGCACATAGCAGAGCTGGTGATAAAGGGGATGATCTAAACTTTTCCCTTATCCCATATTTTCCTCCAGATATTGAAAGGCTAAAGAAGATTGTTACTCAAGAATGGGTAAAGAAAGTTGTCGCAAGGCTTCTTAATCCCTCTTCCTTCCCCACTTCTGATGATATTGAAAGAAGAGACAAATGGGTTCATGAACATGTTAAGGTGGAGATTTATGAAGTCAGAGGGATCCATTCCTTGAATATTGTGGTTCGTAATATTCTAGATGAAGGTGTGAACTGCTCAAGAAGAATCGATAGGCATGGAAAGACTCTATCCGATCTTATATTGTGCCAGAAAGTGGTGTTGCCTCTGTGA
- the LOC107826041 gene encoding uncharacterized protein LOC107826041 isoform X2, translated as MEELGGDTPEIYDCEIRLRVNPQRRKEKVYIGCGAGFGGDRPIAALKLLQRAKELDYLVLECLAERTLAERYQAMKSGGKGYDPRISEWMELLLPLVVENGVCIITNMGANDPFGARDEVLQLASGLGISITVGVAHQVAVVRSDLEEHLRHVDDVSVYLGAAPIVECLQKFRPNVIITSRVADASLFLAPMVYELGWNWDELQLLAQGSLAGHLLECGCQLTGGYYMHPGDKYRDISLQDLLDLSLPFVEVSFDGRVCVEKAENSGGILNPSTCAEQLLYEVGDPSSYITPDVVVDFQDVSFQTLSSSKVLCAGAKPSASAPNKLLLLASKDKGWKGWGEISYGGYQCVKRAKAAEFLVRSWMEEVCPGTNKHLVSYIIGLDSLKAASIDEDLPRDIQDIRLRMDGLFEKEEHAIHFTKEFIALYTNGPAGGGGISTGHKKEIILEKALVKRKDVQWHITATRNKIMQSDDMASPKDIMQTSSFHDSVLRSIPTETALNKKEGAPQIQLSPAPHDRKIPLYDVAHSRAGDKGDDLNFSLIPYFPPDIERLKKIVTQEWVKKVVARLLNPSSFPTSDDIERRDKWVHEHVKVEIYEVRGIHSLNIVVRNILDEGVNCSRRIDRHGKTLSDLILCQKVVLPL; from the exons ATGGAAGAACTAGGCGGTGACACACCTGAGATTTATGACTGCGAGATCAGACTG AGGGTGAATCCTCAAAGGCGAAAGGAAAAGGTTTACATAGGTTGTGGTGCTGGGTTTGGAGGTGATCGACCAATAGCAGCTTTAAAACTACTTCAGAGGGCGAAAGAGTTGGATTATTTAGTGCTGGAATGCCTAGCCGAGCGCACCCTTGCTGAGCGCTATCAGGCGATGAAGTCTGGTGGCAAGGGCTATGATCCCCGTA TCTCAGAGTGGATGGAACTGCTCTTACCTTTGGTTGTGGAGAATGGAGTTTGCATTATTACAAACATGGGTGCGA ATGATCCGTTTGGTGCCCGGGATGAAGTCTTACAACTTGCAAGTGGACTAGGCATTTCCATAACTGTTGGTGTGGCTCATCAAGTTGCTGTTGTCAGATCAG ATTTGGAGGAGCACCTTAGACATGTTGAT GATGTTAGTGTGTATCTAGGAGCAGCTCCTATCGTtgaatgtcttcagaaattcagACCAAATGTCATTATTACTTCTCGAGTTGCTGATGCTTCCTTATTTTTGGCCCCAATG GTATATGAGCTCGGTTGGAATTGGGATGAGTTGCAACTACTTGCCCAAGGTTCACTGGCTGGCCACCTGCTAGAATGTGGTTGTCAACTTACTGGAGGATACTATATGCATCCAG GAGATAAATACCGTGATATATCTTTACAAGATCTCCTCGATTTGTCTCTTCCTTTTGTGGAAGTCAGTTTTGATGGGCGAGTATGCGTAGAAAAGGCAGAAAACAGTGGTGGGATTCTGAATCCCAGCACGTGTGCCGAGCAACTTCTGTATGAAGTGGGGGATCCTAGTAGCTACATAACCCCTGATGTG GTTGTAGATTTTCAAGATGTTTCATTTCAGACATTATCAAGCAGTAAAGTCCTCTGTGCTGGGGCAAAGCCATCTGCATCAGCTCCTAATAAACTGTTGCTACTGGCCTCCAAG GACAAGGGGTGGAAAGGCTGGGGAGAGATATCCTATGGTGGTTATCAGTGTGTTAAACGTGCTAAAGCTGCTGAATTTTTG GTAAGATCATGGATGGAAGAAGTATGTCCTGGAACAAACAAACACTTAGTTTCCTATATCATTGGACTGGATAGCCTGAAGGCTGCCAGCATAGATGAAGATTTGCCTAGGGATATTCAAGATATCAGATTACGAATGGATGGTTTATTTGAGAAGGAGGAACACGCAATCCACTTCACAAAAGAGTTCATAGCATTATATACAAATGGACCTGCTGGTGGTGGCGGTATCAG CACTGGACACAAAAAAGAGATCATTCTTGAGAAGGCATTG GTAAAACGTAAAGATGTTCAGTGGCATATTACAGCAACAAGAAACAAAATAATGCAATCAGATGATATGGCTAGTCCTAAGGACATAATGCAGACCAGTTCTTTCCATGATTCGGTCTTGCGATCTATTCCAACAGAAACTGCTTTGAACAAAAAAGAAGGTGCACCACAAATTCAGCTGTCCCCTGCTCCACATGACAGGAAGATTCCTCTCTATGATGTCGCACATAGCAGAGCTGGTGATAAAGGGGATGATCTAAACTTTTCCCTTATCCCATATTTTCCTCCAGATATTGAAAGGCTAAAGAAGATTGTTACTCAAGAATGGGTAAAGAAAGTTGTCGCAAGGCTTCTTAATCCCTCTTCCTTCCCCACTTCTGATGATATTGAAAGAAGAGACAAATGGGTTCATGAACATGTTAAGGTGGAGATTTATGAAGTCAGAGGGATCCATTCCTTGAATATTGTGGTTCGTAATATTCTAGATGAAGGTGTGAACTGCTCAAGAAGAATCGATAGGCATGGAAAGACTCTATCCGATCTTATATTGTGCCAGAAAGTGGTGTTGCCTCTGTGA